In Stieleria varia, one genomic interval encodes:
- a CDS encoding tetratricopeptide repeat protein — translation MRDLSQRIVSAIALAILCWVASGCGSPVENSGPQTPTGADQSSQATSAANASKSAAREPDATDSAERSDGDSSEPLNASPWSTTLAPQGEFPEGYVGTATCAQCHPNRHASFLETHHSRSLSLVDAMKDRSRDIKLQHPASGREYDTVEQEGTLWHREWKRFGDGPRDRVLVNELPVGYAMGSGAFAQGYLLTDEDYLLQSPVTWYRGSDHFGMAPGYDQPNHFAMTRLIDADCLFCHAGLVSRRDNNPHKPIIHELAIGCERCHGPGEEHTRLYRDVATNKTEPTEVVDSKIVNPNELDRMQVESMCGQCHLQGDVVVHAAGKDIWDFVAGEDLAQTRVHYKNEPPGDFSKVFTGHFDQMWQSPCYVQSETLTCVTCHDSHRSEPIADQVSYRRDQCNQCHADQGCAMPIADRETQCGNDCVSCHMPSIASEVPHTSTTSHLIAIYRDGVPQNVDITPRQLRRLQQTTSLSEQQLARRDRLAEAYNAVDQAQLGNLGPLAQYQESDQLLELLRNDRSDAEIYSLLARMAWIKAENLPPVDANRAEVIRQRQRVLRFAPQTLQLEPRPLRSREAALEALSMLLMDNGNFADAVQSLEELTRIRRTASDQYNLGLCLARVGRIPDAERAFRAAIEIDGSYTPPYHSLSVLYRTVNPTLSQQFAQREKQLRAAAGGK, via the coding sequence GTGCGAGACTTGTCCCAGCGAATCGTTTCCGCAATCGCCCTCGCCATCCTCTGCTGGGTGGCCAGCGGGTGTGGCTCCCCTGTGGAAAATTCCGGTCCGCAAACGCCGACCGGTGCCGACCAGTCCTCTCAAGCCACGTCTGCAGCGAACGCATCAAAATCAGCCGCCAGAGAGCCCGACGCGACGGACTCCGCCGAACGATCCGACGGTGATTCGTCGGAACCGCTCAACGCATCTCCTTGGTCGACCACACTGGCACCGCAAGGTGAGTTCCCCGAGGGTTATGTCGGCACGGCAACCTGTGCTCAGTGCCACCCCAACCGCCATGCCAGCTTTCTAGAAACGCATCACAGCCGATCGCTTTCCCTGGTCGACGCGATGAAGGATCGATCGCGGGACATCAAGCTGCAGCATCCTGCCAGCGGGCGTGAATACGATACGGTTGAGCAAGAGGGGACGCTCTGGCACCGCGAGTGGAAACGCTTCGGAGACGGCCCGCGTGATCGTGTCTTGGTCAATGAATTGCCCGTGGGCTACGCGATGGGCAGCGGCGCGTTTGCGCAAGGCTATCTGTTGACGGACGAGGACTATCTGTTGCAATCACCGGTGACATGGTATCGGGGCAGCGATCACTTTGGCATGGCACCCGGCTACGACCAACCGAATCATTTTGCGATGACGCGTTTGATTGATGCCGATTGCCTGTTCTGTCACGCAGGACTGGTCAGTCGTCGCGACAACAATCCTCACAAGCCGATCATTCATGAGCTGGCGATCGGTTGCGAGCGTTGTCACGGCCCCGGTGAAGAACACACCCGGTTGTATCGCGATGTCGCGACAAACAAAACGGAGCCGACTGAGGTCGTGGACTCAAAAATCGTGAATCCCAATGAGCTGGATCGGATGCAAGTGGAGTCAATGTGCGGGCAGTGCCACTTGCAAGGCGACGTGGTCGTCCACGCGGCAGGGAAAGACATTTGGGATTTCGTCGCGGGCGAAGACTTGGCTCAGACCCGCGTGCACTACAAGAACGAACCGCCCGGCGATTTCAGCAAAGTATTCACCGGCCATTTCGATCAGATGTGGCAAAGTCCGTGTTACGTGCAATCGGAAACTTTGACTTGTGTCACCTGTCACGATTCACATCGTAGTGAGCCCATTGCCGACCAAGTCTCCTATCGACGTGACCAATGCAATCAGTGTCACGCCGACCAGGGATGCGCCATGCCGATCGCAGATCGCGAAACGCAGTGCGGCAACGATTGCGTTTCTTGTCATATGCCTTCCATCGCCAGTGAAGTACCGCACACCAGCACCACCAGTCACCTGATTGCGATTTATCGCGATGGCGTTCCGCAAAACGTCGACATCACGCCGCGGCAGTTGCGACGATTGCAACAGACGACCTCATTGAGCGAGCAACAACTCGCACGACGAGATCGCTTGGCGGAGGCTTACAACGCGGTGGATCAAGCCCAACTGGGGAATCTAGGTCCGCTTGCTCAGTATCAGGAAAGCGACCAGTTGCTGGAGTTGCTTCGCAACGATCGCAGTGACGCCGAAATCTACAGCTTGTTGGCTCGCATGGCATGGATCAAAGCCGAGAACTTGCCTCCGGTGGACGCCAATCGTGCAGAAGTCATTCGTCAGCGGCAACGCGTCCTTCGGTTTGCGCCTCAGACTTTGCAACTGGAACCACGACCGCTCAGAAGTCGCGAAGCCGCGTTGGAGGCGTTGTCGATGTTGCTGATGGACAACGGTAACTTTGCCGATGCAGTGCAATCGCTGGAGGAACTGACGCGGATCCGGCGCACCGCCAGTGATCAATACAATCTTGGACTGTGTTTGGCCCGTGTGGGACGAATTCCAGATGCAGAACGGGCTTTCCGTGCAGCGATTGAAATCGATGGCAGTTACACACCTCCCTATCATTCACTCTCGGTGCTGTACCGCACAGTCAACCCGACGCTGTCACAACAGTTCGCTCAGCGAGAAAAGCAACTCCGCGCGGCAGCGGGCGGGAAATAA
- a CDS encoding DUF1559 domain-containing protein → MKPFRNRASGFTLVELLVVIAIIGILVGLLLPAVQAAREAARRMSCSNNFKQIGLAIQNYHSTYKQIPTVGSGTGIAGVTSGGPEWWRPSDNSNNECLSIHVGLTPFFEQQALWESISNPSQATVTPGYTIPSVGGRWPAMGPSPRDQWEYVPWATELPTLRCPSDPGSGQPALSRCNYAAAMGDSCHVLQQDNLKNNNLTPGDAWRAQRAQAVDRGFFGVRREAKFRDILDGLSNTVCMGEIVSDLGDLDKRSAISVTNGDQWDAVGTAGPQFNPMWCVENNQLDPLAPNFWCQGGTCTTPNLIHSDRQSRGMNWAFYQATSNMVWTIRPPNAESCMGGHQDAAGSLPPSSRHQGGAHILMGDGAVIFISDSIEAGDQNAPSISFYNRPGKKSPYGLWGAMGTRAAKEVIEEQLNQ, encoded by the coding sequence ATGAAACCTTTCAGAAATCGGGCTAGCGGTTTCACACTTGTGGAGCTGTTGGTCGTCATCGCCATCATCGGCATTCTTGTGGGGCTTTTGTTGCCCGCAGTTCAAGCCGCTCGGGAAGCCGCGCGTCGAATGAGCTGCAGCAACAACTTCAAGCAAATCGGTTTGGCAATCCAGAATTACCACTCCACTTACAAGCAGATCCCGACGGTCGGTAGCGGTACCGGGATCGCTGGCGTCACCTCTGGCGGTCCAGAGTGGTGGCGTCCTTCGGACAACTCCAACAACGAGTGCTTGAGCATTCACGTCGGATTGACCCCTTTCTTCGAGCAACAAGCTCTTTGGGAATCGATCAGCAATCCGAGCCAAGCAACCGTGACTCCAGGTTACACGATTCCATCAGTCGGCGGCCGCTGGCCAGCGATGGGACCGAGCCCTCGTGACCAGTGGGAATACGTGCCGTGGGCGACTGAGCTTCCCACGCTGCGTTGCCCCAGCGACCCAGGCAGCGGACAACCTGCTTTGTCTCGTTGTAACTACGCTGCTGCAATGGGCGACTCTTGCCACGTGCTGCAGCAAGACAACCTGAAGAACAACAACTTGACTCCAGGTGACGCTTGGCGTGCACAACGCGCTCAAGCCGTCGACCGTGGTTTCTTTGGTGTTCGTCGCGAAGCCAAGTTCCGAGACATTTTGGACGGTTTGTCCAACACCGTATGCATGGGTGAAATCGTCTCGGACTTGGGTGACCTCGACAAGCGAAGTGCCATCTCGGTGACCAACGGTGATCAATGGGACGCCGTCGGAACGGCCGGTCCTCAGTTCAATCCGATGTGGTGTGTTGAGAACAACCAGTTGGATCCCTTGGCACCAAACTTCTGGTGCCAAGGCGGTACTTGCACAACCCCGAACTTGATCCACAGCGATCGTCAGTCTCGCGGGATGAACTGGGCATTCTACCAAGCGACCTCCAACATGGTCTGGACCATTCGTCCTCCGAATGCCGAGTCGTGCATGGGTGGTCACCAAGACGCTGCTGGCTCATTGCCACCAAGTAGCCGTCACCAAGGTGGTGCCCACATCCTGATGGGCGACGGTGCTGTGATCTTCATCTCCGACTCCATCGAGGCGGGCGACCAAAATGCTCCTTCGATCAGCTTCTACAACAGGCCCGGCAAGAAGAGCCCCTATGGGCTTTGGGGTGCCATGGGCACACGGGCTGCCAAAGAAGTCATCGAAGAACAGTTGAACCAGTAA
- a CDS encoding FG-GAP-like repeat-containing protein, with translation MQLRDWATADRFAKQALIAEPDDPELLTSAAKIAALSGQKREAARLLTHAAKAAGYLPSSRVDFAVQALIDVGELYAAIDLLNESLAANGDNTTHRKMLIGFLGEAQRTELIPPHLKRLIQNRAFDVQLLLAVTETSSRRFSFNTAKILLERNPDDHRVRLGDALELLDKHDAIACETMLREILEHHPKFAPAYALLGQTLMEQRRIDEIPAWADAAPVDCREHADYWLTIGDWAASFDKHQQAARAYWEATRRDPNDSNAWIRLSQALRSVRSSQAVDDSNAVSDAQLHAIEARIERLLKLRAHYYDFTWEGKDRQANAVAIADDLFALGRTWEAEAWTAVATTMKKEPTSRLGELRKEVLARLSKDPSWISPIDQPSLALDLSPWPEPTLQSPNQQPSKSTGIAPRLASHDHLLMRDESETWQLDGVGAKNNPDNAKLAALIRSTGVGGGAIDFDLDGWPDALVMGAGGTMLKSDSMANELLRNLGDRFIKVTAMTGTGDRGYGQGVAIGDFNEDGFADLFFANLGKNKLLRNNGDGSFSDCTELLDDGQWQEWSTCGAFVDMNRDGITDLLTTNYCRTIANMDKACPDANGVPGPCHPLKFPAHRDQFFVGKGDGSLQDVSDTWIGDVTPGRGLGIVAGALDGRQIGAFVANDMTPNAFYRYLGSADQRLDENATVSGLAVDGRTIAQASMGIACSDFDGDGDLDFYVTGFGREYNILYDQVAPGLWQDITNKLDLVQSTLPMVGFGTEAIDLDADGIDEILVTNGHIGDFNEPDSLPYEQPLQVFRRGASGSFQWVDDDRWGDYFRQSHVGRALWTIDVNRDGHSDVMITHSYEQMRLLVNHTKSDADRIAFQLVGTDDSRGAVGAIIRFVCNGRQRSLWALAGGGYLCTNENILRAGLGQADEVTDVTVTWPNGDTQSLGTLPSNQLYLIVQGDGLPFVMDEYAAAGKD, from the coding sequence ATGCAGCTTAGAGATTGGGCGACAGCGGATCGCTTCGCCAAGCAGGCCCTGATCGCCGAACCGGATGATCCGGAGTTGCTGACCAGCGCAGCCAAGATCGCCGCATTGAGCGGTCAGAAGCGAGAAGCGGCGCGTCTGCTGACACATGCTGCCAAAGCAGCGGGCTACTTGCCGTCCAGTCGAGTCGACTTTGCCGTGCAAGCTTTGATCGATGTCGGTGAGTTGTACGCAGCGATCGACCTGCTCAATGAGTCTTTGGCTGCCAACGGCGACAACACGACCCATCGAAAGATGTTGATCGGGTTTCTCGGGGAAGCCCAACGAACGGAATTGATCCCGCCCCATCTGAAACGGTTGATTCAGAATCGAGCTTTTGACGTTCAGTTGCTGTTGGCGGTCACCGAAACGTCGTCACGGCGGTTTTCCTTCAACACCGCCAAGATTTTGTTGGAACGCAACCCTGATGACCATCGCGTGCGATTGGGAGACGCCTTGGAATTGCTCGACAAGCACGACGCCATCGCATGCGAAACGATGCTGCGTGAGATCCTAGAGCATCACCCAAAGTTTGCCCCCGCCTACGCACTGTTGGGGCAAACACTGATGGAACAACGCAGGATCGACGAGATTCCCGCATGGGCGGATGCGGCGCCGGTCGACTGTCGCGAACACGCCGATTACTGGCTGACGATCGGAGACTGGGCGGCCTCGTTCGACAAACACCAGCAGGCTGCGAGGGCTTACTGGGAGGCAACACGACGTGACCCCAACGACAGCAACGCATGGATTCGTCTTTCCCAAGCCTTGCGAAGTGTTCGATCATCACAAGCCGTCGATGATTCTAACGCCGTATCCGACGCCCAACTGCACGCCATCGAAGCCCGCATCGAACGACTGCTAAAGCTGCGCGCACACTACTATGACTTCACCTGGGAAGGCAAGGACCGCCAAGCCAACGCCGTTGCCATCGCCGACGACCTGTTTGCGTTGGGTCGAACGTGGGAAGCGGAAGCCTGGACCGCCGTGGCCACCACGATGAAAAAGGAACCGACGTCGCGACTTGGGGAACTACGAAAAGAAGTGTTGGCTCGACTGAGCAAGGATCCCAGTTGGATCTCGCCGATCGATCAGCCTTCGCTCGCACTGGATCTCTCACCTTGGCCCGAACCGACGCTTCAATCGCCCAATCAACAACCGTCCAAAAGCACTGGCATCGCTCCCCGACTCGCATCGCACGACCATCTGCTGATGCGTGACGAAAGTGAGACCTGGCAACTGGATGGCGTCGGCGCCAAAAACAATCCAGACAATGCAAAGCTTGCGGCTTTGATCCGATCGACAGGAGTCGGCGGCGGCGCGATCGATTTCGATCTGGACGGCTGGCCCGATGCGTTGGTGATGGGAGCGGGCGGCACGATGCTGAAATCGGACTCGATGGCAAACGAGTTGCTGCGAAACCTCGGCGATCGTTTCATCAAGGTCACTGCAATGACCGGAACGGGAGATCGTGGATACGGGCAAGGCGTGGCCATCGGCGATTTCAACGAAGACGGCTTCGCGGACTTGTTCTTTGCCAACCTCGGTAAGAATAAACTGCTGAGAAACAATGGCGACGGCAGTTTCAGTGACTGCACCGAATTGCTCGACGATGGTCAGTGGCAGGAATGGAGCACCTGCGGCGCTTTTGTTGATATGAATCGAGACGGCATCACCGATTTGTTGACGACGAACTACTGCCGAACGATTGCCAACATGGACAAGGCGTGCCCAGACGCCAACGGCGTACCCGGGCCATGTCACCCGCTGAAGTTTCCCGCTCACCGAGATCAATTCTTCGTGGGCAAGGGCGATGGAAGCCTGCAAGATGTGTCCGACACATGGATCGGCGATGTGACACCCGGTCGAGGACTAGGCATTGTCGCCGGTGCTCTGGACGGTCGACAGATCGGTGCCTTTGTCGCCAACGACATGACACCCAATGCTTTTTATCGCTACCTCGGCAGTGCAGATCAGCGACTCGACGAGAACGCCACCGTCAGCGGATTGGCCGTCGACGGACGGACGATTGCTCAAGCATCGATGGGGATCGCATGCAGTGATTTCGATGGTGACGGAGACTTGGACTTCTACGTCACAGGTTTCGGTCGCGAATACAATATTTTATACGATCAAGTCGCACCGGGGCTGTGGCAGGACATCACGAACAAACTGGACTTGGTGCAATCCACATTACCCATGGTCGGATTCGGCACCGAAGCGATCGACTTGGACGCAGACGGCATTGACGAAATCTTGGTGACCAATGGACACATCGGCGATTTCAATGAGCCGGATAGTTTGCCCTACGAACAGCCGCTCCAGGTATTCCGCCGCGGTGCCTCGGGCAGTTTCCAATGGGTGGATGACGATCGATGGGGCGACTACTTTCGTCAAAGCCACGTCGGTCGCGCGTTGTGGACGATCGATGTCAACCGCGATGGTCACAGCGACGTGATGATCACACACTCCTACGAACAGATGAGGTTGCTGGTCAATCACACCAAAAGTGATGCCGATCGAATCGCATTTCAATTGGTCGGGACCGATGACAGTCGCGGCGCCGTGGGTGCGATCATTCGCTTTGTGTGCAACGGCCGCCAACGAAGTTTGTGGGCGCTGGCCGGAGGCGGATACTTGTGCACCAACGAAAACATCTTGCGTGCCGGGTTGGGTCAGGCTGACGAAGTGACTGACGTGACAGTGACGTGGCCCAACGGCGACACTCAATCACTTGGCACCCTGCCGTCCAATCAGCTTTACTTGATCGTGCAGGGAGATGGCTTGCCGTTTGTGATGGATGAATATGCCGCCGCCGGGAAAGATTGA
- a CDS encoding FG-GAP-like repeat-containing protein, whose product MRCCPVKFKQKHRLTLLGNALPVSGVVDFARNPLRKEFWRIPRPMVCLTLSAILLLGGCSRPGVEGSTPENDTSTASGTSDSSDPVAAFQTAIEQRDWQRAEQLVSQAMIARPDDPDVLTNAAIVTGRAGQQEEAANLLAQAVRVSQFDISGQRVDHAVQAFIQIGHLYDAIELIEQVLQTHPDAHRYRRILVGLLGEAQLTSELPQHMSRLIRARQFDLMLLMATTETSFRRFSSQSITTLLARNPSDWRPRLGEAQTLLESRNAAAAEDVLRQILSRHPDFVPAHALLGYALVAQGKTQSLPEWFDALPGDADELAGYWLALGENALSHGETLAAVRAFAQATRRSPNDSFAWTRLADAIATLQSNTKPSSDNVPIDLNGIDLEAVASAIARRRESLLELRDRFSEFRDGHQTSQTRAVQVAKPLFDLGRFWEAEAWLAIATTLPDEKTNEATELRESVLASLSKDPVWQSTQGHPELSFDLAGLPVPSMIRDTAIANNKPSVLAGDQEFRMSDEAKRWGLDFYGAVGKEVMGPHVPIYQTLGCGGGVIDFDNDGRHDLILLAAGGGIGKLDSEPGQLFRNLGDSFSPIGGVAGFGDRGFSHGVAVGDYNDDGLADVLVTNLGRNRLFRNNGDGTFVDATDVMDAERRTDWSTSGAIADIDQDGYNDLVIVNYCDTSEPLDQPCFDDQGHEINCYPLRFRAAADRFLRGSSAGTFTDVTDQWSNPTAIGRGLGLLVGRLDGQRQGIYVANDASVNHYYRWNSLVADHPLTDLGISCGLAVDAQSLDQGSMGIASEDFDNDGDLDVYVTGFANEYNILYEQQSPGLWTDRTGVQQLIAPTLQTVGFGTQAVDLDNNGVHEIIVANGHIGDYGEQSPPYAQPLQVFRRHANRQWVIETIDQWGNYFSNSHVGRSLFTVDANHDGRTDVIVTHATEPVAMLLNQTQSAHHRITFRLVDTTGTRDAVGAMIRFEMGDGTGSLTRTLFRLAGNGYLCTNRPEICAGTGVFAQVENVRVTWPDGREQVIGSLKSDKEYLMVRGQVPFVLRTYRD is encoded by the coding sequence ATGCGTTGTTGCCCGGTGAAGTTCAAGCAAAAACATCGTCTCACGTTGCTCGGCAACGCATTGCCGGTATCTGGTGTAGTGGATTTCGCCAGAAATCCTTTGCGAAAGGAATTCTGGCGAATCCCACGACCAATGGTCTGCTTGACGTTGTCGGCAATTCTCTTGCTGGGCGGGTGCAGCCGGCCTGGCGTCGAAGGAAGCACGCCGGAGAACGACACCAGTACCGCAAGCGGAACATCGGACTCGTCCGATCCGGTCGCCGCATTTCAAACCGCAATTGAACAGCGGGATTGGCAGCGCGCCGAGCAATTGGTTTCTCAAGCGATGATCGCCCGACCAGACGACCCCGACGTTTTGACCAACGCGGCGATCGTGACAGGCAGGGCCGGGCAACAAGAGGAAGCGGCAAACTTGCTGGCCCAAGCCGTCCGAGTTTCGCAGTTCGATATCAGCGGCCAACGTGTCGACCACGCCGTACAGGCTTTCATCCAGATCGGTCATCTGTACGACGCGATCGAGTTGATCGAGCAAGTACTGCAGACGCATCCGGACGCCCATCGTTACCGGAGGATCTTGGTCGGCTTGCTCGGTGAAGCACAGTTGACTTCAGAGCTGCCCCAGCACATGAGCCGCTTGATCCGGGCGCGTCAGTTCGATTTGATGCTGCTGATGGCCACCACCGAAACAAGCTTTCGTCGCTTTTCATCTCAGTCCATCACGACCCTGTTGGCTCGTAATCCGTCCGATTGGCGACCGCGATTGGGGGAAGCTCAGACGTTGCTGGAGTCCCGCAATGCCGCGGCCGCCGAAGATGTCTTGCGACAGATCCTATCACGCCACCCAGACTTTGTCCCCGCGCACGCCTTGCTGGGGTACGCTTTGGTCGCTCAAGGAAAAACACAATCGCTGCCGGAATGGTTTGACGCTCTGCCGGGCGACGCTGACGAACTGGCCGGGTATTGGTTGGCACTGGGTGAAAACGCGTTGAGCCACGGCGAGACCTTGGCGGCGGTCAGAGCGTTCGCCCAAGCGACACGACGAAGCCCCAACGATAGCTTTGCTTGGACTCGTCTGGCAGACGCCATCGCAACGCTGCAAAGCAATACGAAGCCATCTAGCGACAACGTGCCCATCGACCTGAATGGCATCGACCTGGAGGCCGTCGCCTCGGCCATCGCGCGGCGCCGCGAAAGCCTGTTGGAACTGCGAGACCGGTTTTCCGAGTTCAGGGACGGGCACCAAACCAGTCAGACCAGGGCGGTTCAGGTCGCCAAGCCATTGTTCGACCTGGGACGATTCTGGGAAGCAGAAGCGTGGCTGGCCATCGCAACCACTTTGCCCGACGAAAAAACAAACGAAGCAACAGAACTACGTGAAAGCGTCTTGGCCTCTCTGTCCAAGGATCCCGTTTGGCAAAGCACACAAGGACACCCTGAGTTGAGTTTTGACCTCGCAGGCCTTCCTGTCCCATCGATGATCCGTGATACAGCCATCGCGAACAACAAACCATCGGTGCTCGCCGGAGATCAGGAGTTCCGCATGAGCGATGAAGCCAAACGTTGGGGGCTAGACTTCTACGGTGCGGTCGGAAAAGAGGTGATGGGACCGCACGTGCCGATCTATCAAACATTGGGATGCGGTGGTGGCGTGATCGACTTTGACAACGACGGCCGACACGATCTGATACTGCTCGCAGCGGGTGGCGGCATCGGCAAACTCGACAGCGAACCGGGGCAACTATTTCGAAACCTGGGTGATTCATTCTCCCCGATCGGTGGTGTTGCCGGGTTTGGTGACCGAGGTTTTTCACACGGCGTGGCCGTCGGTGATTACAACGACGACGGATTGGCGGACGTTCTGGTGACCAACTTGGGACGCAATCGATTGTTTCGAAACAATGGCGATGGAACGTTTGTCGATGCCACCGATGTGATGGATGCCGAGCGGCGAACCGACTGGAGCACCAGCGGGGCAATCGCGGACATCGATCAAGACGGATACAACGATCTTGTGATCGTCAACTACTGCGACACGAGCGAACCACTTGACCAACCTTGCTTTGACGATCAAGGCCACGAGATCAACTGCTACCCGCTCCGGTTTCGCGCCGCCGCGGATCGCTTCCTGCGTGGTTCCAGTGCAGGGACATTCACAGATGTTACCGATCAATGGAGCAACCCAACGGCGATCGGTCGTGGCCTCGGCTTGCTCGTCGGACGCCTGGATGGACAACGCCAAGGGATCTACGTTGCCAATGATGCTTCCGTCAACCACTACTACCGTTGGAACTCGCTGGTCGCCGATCATCCACTAACGGACTTGGGCATCTCCTGTGGCCTCGCCGTCGACGCTCAGTCGCTGGACCAAGGATCGATGGGGATCGCCAGCGAAGACTTTGACAATGACGGCGACCTCGACGTGTACGTGACAGGTTTTGCCAACGAGTACAACATTCTTTACGAGCAACAATCTCCTGGTCTCTGGACCGATCGAACCGGAGTCCAGCAGTTGATCGCACCGACTCTGCAAACCGTAGGATTTGGCACTCAAGCGGTCGACTTGGACAATAACGGTGTCCATGAAATCATCGTTGCCAACGGGCACATCGGCGACTACGGCGAACAATCACCGCCGTATGCTCAGCCCCTGCAGGTCTTTCGTCGCCACGCGAATCGACAATGGGTCATTGAAACGATCGATCAATGGGGAAACTATTTTTCAAACTCACACGTCGGCCGCAGCCTGTTCACCGTCGATGCGAACCACGATGGTCGCACGGATGTGATCGTGACGCACGCCACCGAACCGGTCGCGATGCTGCTCAATCAAACTCAATCGGCTCATCACCGAATCACGTTTCGCTTAGTTGACACCACGGGCACGCGCGATGCCGTCGGTGCCATGATTCGATTTGAGATGGGCGACGGAACCGGTTCCCTGACGCGAACCTTGTTTCGGCTTGCGGGAAACGGATACTTGTGCACCAATCGCCCGGAGATCTGCGCCGGCACCGGAGTCTTTGCTCAAGTCGAGAACGTGCGTGTGACTTGGCCGGACGGCAGAGAGCAAGTCATTGGCTCGCTCAAGTCAGACAAAGAATATCTCATGGTCCGCGGACAAGTACCTTTCGTCCTGCGGACCTATCGTGATTGA